A region of Myxococcus stipitatus DSM 14675 DNA encodes the following proteins:
- a CDS encoding sigma-54-dependent transcriptional regulator: MRVLVVDDERNIRHTLRVCLEGFGCEVREAATPEAALAALAQGPADLAFVDLRLGTSSGLDLLPRLLAESPNLDVVLITAYATFDTAVEAVRRGARDYLPKPFTPAQIRHVLDRSREHRALSSQLESLEGQLAQAVPEATLETTSPVMHAAIGLVSRAATADAAVLLRGESGTGKGVLARALHSMSTRRRRPFVTVNCPTLSEQLLASELFGHVRGAFTGAVKDQPGRVEQAEGGTLFLDEIAEMSPSLQAQLLRFLQEKQFERLGEGRTRKADVRVVAATNRDLEKDVAEGRFREDLFYRLNVIEVKLPSLRERPEDLLPLARRFVAFFAKTAQRPVTPELSPATERMLLAYPWPGNVRELRNAVERALIVWPAGVLEPQAFPERIAAAAGSVVTLGGPHTLEEVEREHTLRVMASAPTLDEAAKVLGIDASTLWRKRKKYESGT; this comes from the coding sequence ATGCGGGTGCTGGTGGTGGACGACGAGCGGAACATCCGCCACACGTTGCGCGTGTGTCTGGAGGGGTTCGGCTGTGAGGTGCGCGAGGCGGCCACGCCCGAGGCAGCCCTGGCGGCCCTCGCCCAGGGGCCCGCCGACCTGGCCTTCGTCGACCTGAGGCTCGGCACCTCGAGCGGATTGGACCTGCTGCCCCGGCTGCTCGCCGAGTCCCCCAACCTGGATGTCGTGCTCATCACCGCGTACGCGACGTTCGACACGGCGGTGGAGGCGGTGCGGCGAGGGGCTCGGGACTACCTGCCCAAGCCCTTCACGCCGGCGCAGATTCGACACGTGCTGGACCGCTCGCGGGAGCACCGCGCGCTGTCCTCGCAGCTGGAGAGCCTGGAGGGGCAGCTCGCGCAGGCGGTGCCGGAGGCCACGCTGGAGACGACGTCGCCCGTGATGCACGCGGCAATCGGGCTGGTGTCGCGCGCGGCGACGGCCGACGCGGCGGTGCTGCTGCGCGGGGAGAGCGGCACGGGGAAGGGGGTGCTCGCGCGGGCGCTGCACTCGATGAGCACGCGGCGGCGGAGGCCCTTCGTCACGGTGAACTGCCCGACGCTGTCGGAGCAGCTGCTGGCCAGTGAGCTGTTCGGCCACGTGCGCGGGGCCTTCACGGGGGCGGTGAAGGACCAGCCGGGGCGCGTGGAGCAGGCGGAGGGCGGCACGCTGTTCCTGGATGAAATCGCGGAGATGAGTCCGTCGCTCCAGGCGCAGCTCTTGCGATTCCTGCAGGAGAAGCAGTTCGAGCGGCTGGGCGAGGGCCGCACGCGCAAGGCGGACGTGCGCGTGGTGGCCGCGACGAACCGCGACCTGGAGAAGGACGTGGCCGAGGGGCGGTTCCGCGAGGACCTGTTCTACCGGCTCAACGTCATCGAGGTGAAGCTGCCCTCGCTGCGCGAGCGGCCGGAGGACCTGCTGCCCCTGGCGAGGCGCTTCGTGGCGTTCTTCGCGAAGACGGCGCAGCGGCCGGTGACGCCGGAGCTCTCACCCGCGACGGAGCGGATGCTGCTGGCCTATCCCTGGCCGGGCAACGTGCGCGAGCTGCGCAACGCGGTGGAGCGCGCACTCATCGTGTGGCCCGCGGGAGTGTTGGAGCCGCAAGCATTTCCAGAACGAATCGCGGCGGCGGCGGGCTCGGTGGTGACGTTGGGAGGCCCGCACACGCTGGAGGAAGTGGAGCGCGAGCACACGCTGCGTGTGATGGCCTCCGCGCCCACGCTGGACGAGGCCGCGAAGGTGCTGGGCATCGACGCGTCCACGCTGTGGCGCAAGCGCAAGAAGTACGAGTCGGGGACCTGA
- a CDS encoding serine/threonine-protein kinase gives MQLCPQESTLTDLLSGLLAGEQRIQVLAHAETCSDCRWVLAAGGEGEVQVTDAPASVGESPFQSLASGTRISRYIVREKLGTGAMGVVYAADDPELGRRIALKMLRPEGSHKAKLQQRLLREAQSLARLSHPNVVTLFDVGTHGDAIFLAMELIEGITLKEWMQRRHPWEEVLRVFLDAGQGLEAAHSAGLVHRDFKPANVLMRNDGRVFVTDFGIARSLDQDSEEDSESSNSVELKHPPTAPLTQTGQILGTPAYLAPELVHGQRGDARSDEFSYCVTLYEALFGERPFHGHTLQELAEAAGRGQVNPPKDRGPVPPHVLRALRQGLSARPEDRFPSMRALLPALAPPPSKKHARILGTMLLAGVIGAIATFFVTEERRQATCALEAEKSMVAWGPARREQVRSAFFATGTSYAPRAWSELATSLDAYTAQWRALRTEACVATKGSEALKAQQTSACLDARLWQLAAITEVLQKADATTVQNTRQFTSSLEGLSSCRDLQGASNRPQPSDSLRPQVDLARNKLAQIQAHQLARRFPDGLALSSALIEDQKTIGYKPLEAEVLLAHGTLLGHLGKTKEAETFLYQSLWTAESARDDETVARVWLEILWLEGKEKQISLAEAEKVIQHARAAVGRLGRERFPDITTDLYSHSASLRQMHGQFAEAEEEALQGLEFTRRHAGFAYRLPNLYHALGQTYSAQGRYHESLAYHGKALELLEFLMGPDHPSLVTSYNRVATASMSVGRRTQAIRAWTKALALQEATPTPETSPLGTTLMNIAQVARIDGQPEEARRLFERALGLFESARGPNHLSVIQVLTLQAVLFNEMGQDTQALSVATEALTRVQRSLGPETPHSVFPQAVRGQIHTKARRYSEARRDLLAALAREEKGHGPEGRRMVEVLLPLAELALATKSPRASLAYCERALRVAEKTQGRDSMEAASALSCAGEAHLTMGAAAQAHPLLERARRIQTQWGEVRDPLVAGSTAFLLARAYTETPTAPEREKALAMAEEARGRLASVGNRGQEALRKVEAWQRRETLLAENRP, from the coding sequence ATGCAGCTGTGCCCGCAGGAATCGACTCTGACAGACCTTCTCTCCGGCCTGCTGGCGGGAGAGCAACGCATTCAAGTCCTGGCCCACGCCGAGACTTGTTCTGACTGTCGATGGGTCCTCGCCGCGGGTGGAGAGGGCGAGGTGCAAGTAACGGACGCGCCCGCTTCGGTCGGAGAGAGCCCCTTCCAATCCCTGGCATCTGGCACGCGCATCTCCCGCTACATCGTGCGGGAGAAGTTAGGGACTGGGGCGATGGGGGTGGTGTACGCGGCGGACGACCCGGAACTGGGGCGCCGCATCGCGCTCAAGATGTTGCGCCCCGAAGGCAGCCACAAGGCCAAGTTGCAGCAGCGCTTGCTGCGAGAGGCCCAGTCGCTCGCCAGGCTCTCGCATCCCAACGTCGTCACCCTCTTCGATGTGGGCACGCACGGTGACGCCATCTTCCTGGCGATGGAGCTCATCGAGGGCATCACCCTGAAGGAGTGGATGCAGCGCCGTCACCCCTGGGAGGAGGTCCTCCGTGTCTTCCTCGACGCGGGCCAGGGGCTGGAGGCTGCGCACTCGGCGGGACTGGTGCACCGCGACTTCAAGCCCGCGAACGTCTTGATGAGGAACGACGGGCGCGTCTTCGTGACGGACTTCGGCATCGCCCGCTCCCTCGACCAGGACTCGGAGGAGGACTCCGAGAGCTCGAACTCCGTCGAGTTAAAGCATCCCCCCACGGCCCCCCTGACTCAGACGGGGCAGATTCTGGGCACGCCCGCGTACCTGGCGCCAGAGCTGGTCCACGGTCAGCGAGGAGACGCCCGCTCCGACGAGTTCAGCTACTGTGTCACCCTCTACGAGGCCCTCTTCGGCGAGCGCCCGTTCCATGGCCACACGCTGCAGGAGTTGGCCGAGGCCGCAGGGCGAGGACAGGTGAACCCGCCCAAGGACCGGGGCCCTGTTCCGCCCCATGTCCTGCGTGCCCTCCGACAAGGGCTCAGCGCACGACCCGAGGACCGCTTCCCGAGCATGCGCGCATTGCTCCCGGCCCTCGCGCCACCACCGAGCAAGAAGCACGCGCGGATACTCGGCACCATGCTCCTCGCCGGAGTCATCGGAGCCATCGCGACCTTCTTTGTGACGGAGGAGCGACGCCAGGCAACCTGTGCGCTGGAAGCGGAGAAGTCCATGGTCGCGTGGGGCCCCGCGAGGCGTGAGCAGGTGCGCTCAGCATTCTTCGCCACAGGGACGAGCTATGCCCCGCGAGCCTGGTCAGAGCTCGCCACGTCCCTGGATGCGTATACCGCGCAGTGGCGAGCCCTTCGCACGGAGGCCTGTGTAGCCACGAAAGGGAGCGAGGCCCTCAAGGCCCAGCAGACTTCCGCGTGCCTCGATGCGCGACTCTGGCAGCTCGCCGCCATCACGGAGGTGTTGCAGAAAGCAGACGCAACGACTGTGCAGAACACTCGTCAGTTCACCTCGTCGCTCGAGGGGCTCAGTAGCTGCCGTGATCTCCAGGGAGCCTCCAACCGTCCGCAACCATCGGACAGTCTTCGTCCCCAGGTGGATTTGGCGCGAAACAAGCTGGCGCAAATCCAGGCCCATCAACTCGCGCGTCGGTTCCCTGATGGCCTTGCGCTGTCGTCAGCGCTCATCGAAGACCAGAAGACCATTGGCTACAAGCCGCTAGAGGCGGAGGTGCTCCTGGCTCACGGCACGCTGCTCGGCCACCTCGGCAAGACCAAGGAAGCGGAGACGTTTCTCTACCAGTCCCTCTGGACGGCAGAGTCCGCGCGCGACGATGAGACGGTGGCGCGAGTCTGGCTGGAGATCCTCTGGCTGGAAGGCAAGGAGAAGCAGATCAGCCTCGCCGAAGCGGAGAAGGTCATCCAGCACGCGAGAGCCGCCGTCGGACGGCTGGGACGCGAGCGGTTCCCAGACATCACAACGGACCTGTATTCCCACTCCGCTTCGCTGCGGCAGATGCACGGCCAGTTCGCCGAAGCGGAGGAGGAGGCACTCCAGGGGCTGGAGTTCACACGCCGACACGCGGGCTTCGCCTATCGGCTCCCCAATCTCTATCATGCACTGGGACAGACCTACTCCGCCCAGGGGCGCTATCACGAATCCTTGGCCTACCACGGCAAAGCACTGGAGTTGCTCGAGTTCCTGATGGGCCCCGATCACCCGTCACTCGTCACCTCCTACAATCGGGTTGCCACGGCATCGATGTCGGTGGGTCGGAGAACCCAGGCAATCCGAGCGTGGACCAAGGCCCTCGCCCTTCAAGAAGCCACCCCCACTCCGGAGACATCCCCCCTCGGTACGACCCTGATGAACATCGCGCAGGTCGCGCGCATCGACGGACAGCCCGAAGAGGCACGACGTCTGTTCGAACGGGCCCTCGGCCTCTTCGAGTCCGCACGGGGTCCCAACCACCTGTCCGTGATTCAAGTCCTCACACTGCAGGCCGTCCTCTTCAATGAAATGGGGCAGGACACCCAAGCCCTTTCCGTGGCCACCGAGGCCCTCACTCGCGTCCAACGCTCACTGGGTCCAGAGACGCCTCACTCCGTCTTTCCGCAGGCCGTCCGAGGCCAGATTCACACGAAGGCGCGTCGCTACTCAGAGGCCCGTCGCGACCTGCTGGCCGCACTGGCTCGAGAGGAGAAGGGGCATGGCCCCGAAGGCCGGCGGATGGTGGAGGTGTTGTTGCCCCTGGCCGAACTCGCCCTGGCGACGAAGTCGCCACGAGCCTCGCTGGCCTACTGCGAACGAGCACTCCGAGTCGCCGAGAAGACTCAAGGCAGGGACTCCATGGAAGCAGCGAGCGCCCTCTCCTGCGCGGGAGAGGCGCATCTCACGATGGGGGCTGCCGCCCAGGCCCATCCGCTGCTCGAGCGTGCACGGCGCATCCAGACCCAGTGGGGTGAGGTCAGGGACCCACTGGTCGCGGGCTCGACGGCGTTCCTGTTGGCTCGGGCGTACACCGAAACCCCGACTGCACCCGAGCGGGAGAAAGCACTCGCGATGGCCGAGGAGGCGCGGGGACGGCTGGCCTCGGTCGGCAACCGAGGCCAGGAGGCGCTCCGGAAGGTGGAGGCCTGGCAGCGGCGAGAGACCTTGCTGGCGGAGAACAGGCCATGA
- a CDS encoding PTS sugar transporter subunit IIA → MLRWTDYLDAEGVRLSMVAKDRMGVVQELAGLMAARAHVSPRELATHLLAREQLGSTATMGGVAVPHCRVAGVPRIVTCVGLHRQGVDFGDADQGRVHIFVGMVSPPDTAGLHLNVLARIGALLRNARLREALLTAPSTAALRALLLCVEETHVSQGSEPVQARGV, encoded by the coding sequence ATGTTGCGATGGACTGACTACCTGGATGCCGAAGGCGTCCGCCTGTCGATGGTGGCGAAGGACCGGATGGGCGTGGTGCAGGAGCTGGCCGGATTGATGGCGGCTCGGGCGCACGTCTCTCCTCGGGAGCTGGCGACGCACCTGTTGGCGCGCGAGCAGCTCGGCTCCACGGCGACGATGGGTGGTGTGGCGGTGCCGCACTGCCGGGTGGCCGGGGTGCCTCGCATCGTCACGTGCGTGGGGCTCCATCGTCAGGGCGTCGACTTCGGAGACGCGGACCAGGGCCGGGTGCACATCTTCGTGGGCATGGTGTCGCCTCCCGACACGGCGGGCCTGCACCTCAACGTGCTCGCGAGGATTGGCGCGCTCCTGCGCAACGCCAGGCTTCGTGAGGCGCTGCTCACCGCGCCCTCGACGGCGGCGCTGCGCGCGTTGCTCCTCTGCGTCGAGGAGACACACGTGAGCCAGGGCTCCGAGCCTGTCCAGGCTCGCGGCGTGTAA
- a CDS encoding serine/threonine-protein kinase — protein MQEKLGAGAMGVVYAAEDPELGRRVALKMLRPEGGHKAKLQQRLLREAQALARLSHPNVVTLFDVGTHGDAIFLAMELIEGITLGEWMRRRHPWEEVLQVFIHAGKGLEAAHSAGLVHRDFKPANILMGNDGRVFVTDFGIARSLDQNSEEDSESSGSLELKVQPTDPLTLTGQVMGTPAYLAPELLQGQRGDARSDEFSFCVALHEALFGERPFRGSTLQELAEAARQGKVSPPKNRGDVPPHVLRAIRQGLSARPEDRFPSMRALLAALAPPPRRKHARILGTLLLAGVLGAIATYGVTEHQRQTTCVREAEKSLVAWGPERREQVHAAFLATGVFYAPRAWSELSMFLDAYTAQWRALRTEACVAAKGEGALQAQRTSTCLDAQLWQLTATTEVLTKADATTVQNTRQITSSLEGLGRCRDPHTFSSRPQPPDGLRPQVDAVRSKLEKVRAHHLAHRLKEGLALSTALVEEQKSIGYKPLEAEVLLAHGSLLVFIGKKKEAVPVLYRALWAAEAAHDNEFSARAWIELIDAEGDTLLSRPEDTERLVQHARTAVERLGRERIPDLTTDLHTRLAVLRRSLNQLDEAEQEALLGLEFSRQHNPADNLHPINLMNELGQIYSARGLYEKALKVQQEALDLRERVLGSDNPALATSYNRIASASLAIGQRAVASRALSRAQALLDASSAPETSPMGTTMLNLGRISRIEGRTEEARRQYERAQQVSERTRGPNHISVVNVLSEKAILAHEQGQDGEALALVSEAVKRIENGQGPDTPGAVLPLTIRGLVHLKAGRYPAARHELRDALAREEKGHGPQGKQVAPVLVSLARVALATQSPQEALDYCRRVRHIAETTQGKESLEMGDALSCMGEVHLAMGTAAEALPLLERARSLYLKWGEPMDPKVAGKATFLLARAYLEVKTSSAHAKALAMAEEARSLLASVGVRAQAELKEVEAWQTREAGR, from the coding sequence GTGCAGGAGAAGCTGGGAGCGGGGGCCATGGGCGTGGTGTACGCGGCGGAGGACCCGGAGCTGGGCCGCCGCGTCGCGCTCAAGATGCTGCGTCCCGAAGGCGGCCACAAGGCGAAGTTGCAGCAGCGCTTGCTGCGGGAGGCCCAGGCACTCGCCAGGCTCTCGCATCCCAACGTCGTCACCCTCTTCGACGTGGGCACGCACGGTGACGCCATCTTCCTGGCGATGGAGCTCATCGAAGGCATCACCCTGGGGGAGTGGATGCGCCGGCGCCACCCTTGGGAGGAGGTGCTCCAGGTCTTCATCCACGCGGGCAAGGGATTGGAGGCCGCGCACTCCGCGGGTCTGGTGCACCGCGACTTCAAGCCCGCCAACATCCTGATGGGAAACGACGGGCGCGTCTTCGTGACGGACTTCGGCATCGCCCGTTCCCTCGACCAGAACTCGGAAGAGGACTCCGAGAGCTCGGGCTCCCTCGAGCTGAAGGTCCAACCCACCGACCCGCTCACGCTGACGGGACAGGTCATGGGCACGCCCGCCTACCTCGCGCCGGAGCTGCTCCAGGGACAGCGAGGAGATGCCCGCTCCGACGAGTTCAGCTTCTGCGTCGCGCTCCACGAAGCACTCTTCGGAGAGCGTCCATTCCGGGGGAGCACGCTCCAGGAGCTGGCCGAGGCCGCGCGACAGGGGAAGGTGAGCCCGCCGAAGAACCGGGGAGACGTTCCGCCCCATGTCCTGCGCGCCATCCGCCAGGGGCTCAGCGCCAGGCCCGAGGACCGCTTCCCCAGCATGCGGGCCTTGCTCGCGGCGCTCGCGCCTCCGCCGCGCCGGAAGCACGCGCGGATTCTCGGCACGCTGCTCCTGGCGGGAGTGCTGGGCGCCATCGCGACCTATGGCGTGACGGAGCATCAACGCCAGACAACCTGCGTGAGGGAGGCGGAGAAGTCGCTGGTCGCGTGGGGCCCCGAGAGACGCGAGCAGGTGCACGCGGCCTTCCTCGCCACCGGCGTGTTCTATGCCCCGCGAGCCTGGTCCGAGCTCTCCATGTTCCTGGATGCCTACACCGCGCAATGGAGAGCGCTTCGCACGGAGGCCTGTGTGGCCGCGAAAGGGGAAGGCGCACTCCAGGCGCAGCGGACGTCCACCTGCCTCGATGCGCAGCTCTGGCAGCTCACCGCCACCACGGAGGTCTTGACGAAGGCGGACGCGACGACCGTGCAGAACACTCGCCAGATAACCTCGTCGCTCGAGGGCCTCGGCCGCTGCAGAGATCCCCATACCTTCTCCAGCCGTCCCCAGCCTCCGGATGGGCTTCGCCCCCAGGTGGATGCGGTCCGAAGCAAGCTCGAGAAGGTCCGGGCCCACCACCTGGCGCATCGACTCAAGGAGGGCCTCGCGCTGTCGACGGCGCTCGTCGAGGAACAGAAGAGCATTGGCTACAAACCACTGGAGGCGGAGGTCCTCCTGGCGCACGGCAGCCTCCTCGTCTTCATCGGGAAGAAGAAGGAGGCGGTGCCAGTCCTCTACCGGGCCCTGTGGGCCGCGGAGGCCGCACACGACAACGAGTTCTCGGCACGAGCCTGGATAGAGCTCATCGATGCGGAGGGAGACACGCTGCTCTCCCGTCCCGAGGACACGGAGAGGCTCGTCCAGCACGCACGCACCGCGGTCGAACGACTGGGACGAGAACGGATTCCAGACCTCACGACCGACCTCCATACACGGCTCGCGGTACTGCGGCGGAGTCTGAACCAGCTCGACGAGGCGGAGCAGGAGGCGCTCTTGGGGTTGGAGTTCTCGCGTCAGCACAACCCCGCTGACAATCTCCACCCCATCAACCTCATGAACGAGCTGGGGCAGATCTACTCCGCCAGGGGCCTCTACGAAAAAGCCCTGAAGGTCCAACAAGAGGCGTTGGACCTGCGCGAGCGGGTGCTGGGCTCCGACAACCCGGCCCTCGCAACCTCCTACAACCGGATTGCCAGTGCGTCGCTCGCAATAGGACAGCGAGCCGTGGCGAGCCGCGCCTTGAGCAGGGCCCAAGCCCTCCTGGACGCCTCCTCTGCTCCGGAGACAAGTCCCATGGGGACGACGATGTTGAACCTGGGAAGAATCTCCCGCATCGAGGGCCGGACCGAAGAGGCTCGACGGCAATATGAGCGGGCTCAACAAGTCTCCGAGCGGACTCGGGGGCCCAATCACATCAGCGTCGTCAACGTCCTCTCCGAAAAAGCCATCCTGGCGCATGAGCAGGGCCAAGACGGTGAGGCCCTCGCACTGGTGTCCGAAGCCGTGAAGCGCATCGAGAACGGACAGGGTCCGGACACCCCGGGCGCGGTCCTTCCGCTGACCATCCGGGGTCTGGTCCACCTGAAGGCGGGACGCTACCCGGCGGCCCGACACGAGCTGCGGGATGCCCTGGCGCGAGAGGAGAAGGGACATGGTCCGCAGGGCAAGCAAGTCGCCCCGGTGCTGGTGTCACTGGCCCGGGTGGCGCTAGCGACGCAATCGCCCCAGGAGGCACTGGACTACTGCAGGCGGGTGCGACACATCGCGGAGACGACCCAGGGAAAAGAGTCGCTCGAGATGGGAGATGCCCTGTCCTGCATGGGAGAGGTGCACCTGGCGATGGGAACCGCGGCAGAGGCACTCCCGCTGCTCGAGCGTGCGCGAAGCCTCTACCTGAAATGGGGCGAGCCCATGGACCCCAAGGTCGCGGGCAAGGCCACCTTCCTGTTGGCCCGTGCCTATCTGGAGGTGAAGACCTCATCGGCCCACGCGAAGGCGCTCGCGATGGCGGAGGAAGCGCGGAGCCTGCTGGCCTCCGTGGGCGTCAGGGCCCAGGCGGAGCTCAAGGAGGTCGAAGCCTGGCAGACGCGTGAGGCGGGGCGCTGA
- a CDS encoding PTS sugar transporter subunit IIA, whose translation MWRWTDFLDVDAIRPSLESRAPTEVLYELAGLMAPAAGVSQRELALDLRAREHLGSTAMEGGVAVPHCRLARAERIVTCLGIHRGGLAFGAAEDGLVRIFVGLVSPLDTAGLHLNVLARIATLLHEPVLRADLLAASSPVVIRALLVQAEEAHLSPRHDVALGH comes from the coding sequence ATGTGGAGGTGGACCGATTTCCTGGACGTGGACGCCATCCGCCCCTCGCTGGAGTCGAGAGCCCCGACGGAGGTGCTGTATGAGCTCGCGGGGTTGATGGCGCCCGCGGCCGGCGTGTCCCAGCGGGAACTGGCGCTGGACCTGAGGGCGCGCGAGCACCTGGGCTCCACGGCGATGGAGGGCGGCGTGGCGGTGCCTCACTGCCGGCTTGCTCGCGCGGAGCGCATCGTCACCTGTCTGGGCATCCACCGCGGCGGCCTGGCGTTCGGCGCGGCCGAGGATGGACTGGTGCGCATCTTCGTGGGCCTCGTCTCACCGCTCGACACCGCGGGGCTCCACCTCAACGTGCTCGCGCGCATCGCCACGCTGTTGCATGAGCCCGTGCTCCGCGCGGACCTGCTGGCGGCGTCATCGCCCGTGGTGATTCGCGCGCTGCTCGTGCAGGCGGAGGAGGCGCATCTGTCGCCTCGTCATGACGTGGCCCTGGGGCACTGA
- a CDS encoding YncE family protein — protein MKRLSSTLLSCLLLCACGDSNPGPSKPGTQVERGPRAIPLEGDPNGLFWDAASATLYIADDQNHRLLKYRDGEGVSVAATLPDAPADSTNLGEVVRLQDGTLVTVRFGFGTAGAVLFVRPDGTPGTVPGLPMNRRRIGLTVTKDGRLLDSYFVRNNNVNVGSVAQVSLDGTETELVGALQKPVGVLAVEDTLYIADQIAGKVYRSPLSNPSALSTLATITEPDLLALGPGGALLTGTRQGTVLRISTTDGTTSALATGFQQVRGLAYDAANRRLFAADHDRDESNGTTHFLQIIPVD, from the coding sequence ATGAAGCGCCTCTCCTCGACCCTCCTCTCCTGCCTGCTGCTCTGCGCGTGCGGCGACTCCAACCCCGGCCCCTCGAAGCCGGGCACGCAGGTGGAGCGCGGCCCCCGCGCGATACCCCTCGAAGGCGACCCGAACGGCCTGTTCTGGGACGCCGCCTCCGCGACGCTCTACATCGCGGATGACCAGAACCACCGCCTCCTCAAGTACCGCGATGGGGAGGGTGTCTCCGTCGCGGCCACGCTGCCGGACGCGCCCGCAGACAGCACCAACCTGGGCGAGGTCGTCCGCCTCCAGGACGGCACCCTCGTCACCGTGCGCTTCGGCTTCGGCACCGCGGGCGCGGTGCTGTTCGTCCGTCCGGATGGCACGCCGGGCACCGTGCCGGGCCTGCCCATGAACCGCCGCCGCATCGGCCTCACGGTGACGAAGGACGGGCGGCTGCTGGACAGCTACTTCGTGCGCAACAACAACGTGAACGTCGGCTCCGTGGCGCAGGTCTCGCTCGACGGCACGGAGACGGAGCTCGTCGGCGCGCTCCAGAAGCCGGTGGGCGTGCTGGCCGTGGAGGACACGCTCTACATCGCGGACCAGATTGCCGGGAAGGTGTACCGCTCGCCGCTGTCCAACCCCTCCGCGCTCAGCACGCTGGCCACCATCACGGAGCCCGACCTGCTCGCGCTGGGGCCCGGCGGCGCGCTGCTCACCGGCACGCGGCAGGGCACCGTGCTGCGCATCTCCACCACCGACGGCACCACGTCCGCGCTGGCCACGGGCTTCCAGCAGGTGCGCGGCCTCGCCTACGACGCGGCCAACCGGCGCCTCTTCGCCGCGGACCATGACCGCGACGAGAGCAACGGCACCACGCACTTCCTCCAAATCATCCCGGTCGACTGA